One window of the Petroclostridium xylanilyticum genome contains the following:
- a CDS encoding HK97 family phage prohead protease has product MDKQKRRQAEPAQLERRTVSMTELRVLSEGDEEATKPIIEGHAAVFNQWSEELGGMFSFREKVMPGAFKETIQVDDIRALFNHDPNYVLGRNRSGTLELKETQKGLLVRITPPETQWAKDLLVSIDRGDISQMSFGFLVIEDRWGTEDGGDIRELHKVKLFDVSPVTFPAYPQTDVGVRGALLSYERHLKEVSEAEESRARQRLELIKRKIQLF; this is encoded by the coding sequence ATGGACAAACAGAAAAGAAGACAGGCTGAGCCAGCGCAGCTGGAGAGAAGAACGGTATCCATGACGGAGCTCAGGGTACTTAGCGAGGGTGATGAAGAAGCGACAAAGCCCATCATTGAGGGCCATGCCGCTGTTTTCAACCAGTGGTCGGAGGAGCTTGGCGGCATGTTTTCCTTCCGGGAAAAGGTAATGCCGGGCGCCTTCAAGGAGACCATTCAGGTGGATGACATACGGGCGCTGTTTAACCATGATCCAAACTATGTGCTGGGCAGGAACCGTTCAGGCACTCTTGAACTTAAGGAAACGCAAAAGGGGCTTTTGGTAAGGATAACACCTCCGGAAACGCAATGGGCAAAAGATTTGTTAGTCAGCATAGACCGAGGAGACATTTCGCAAATGTCCTTCGGTTTTTTAGTTATTGAGGACCGTTGGGGCACCGAGGACGGCGGTGATATCAGGGAGCTTCATAAGGTAAAGCTTTTTGACGTTTCTCCGGTAACCTTTCCGGCATACCCCCAGACTGATGTCGGCGTAAGAGGCGCCCTTTTAAGCTATGAGAGGCATTTAAAGGAAGTGTCCGAGGCGGAGGAGTCTCGCGCAAGGCAGCGGTTGGAACTGATAAAACGGAAAATACAACTATTTTGA
- a CDS encoding phage portal protein, whose translation MKLSILSRFFQPRAGPNDRRDNPISDRLKAFLLGEDIGTGMASTAGVRVNEETAMRVTGVYACVRVIAETVASLPLPLYRRLDRGKEKVTTHPLYSILHDMPNPEMTSFTFREVLMTQLLLWGNAYAQIVRGKGGQVLELWPLSPAGMEIIRDEKTKQLVYRHTEGMKTTEYKPEQIFHIPGLGFDGVKGLSPIAMAREAIGLALATEEFGARFFGNGARPGGILEHPGVVKDPEKLRKSWEEVYKGLQNSHKIAVLEEGMKYHEIGIPPEDAQFLETRKFQLNEICRIFRVPPHLVGDLERATFSNIEHQSIDFVVHTIRPWLVRWEQAIIKDLLLPEERKLYFPKFNVDGLLRGDFKTRMEGYAIGRQNGWYSANDIRELEDMNPIPEEAGGDLYLVNGNMLPVSLVGSKTEGGENLNGQTEKKTG comes from the coding sequence ATGAAACTATCGATATTATCAAGATTTTTTCAACCAAGAGCAGGTCCTAACGACAGGCGGGACAATCCTATAAGCGACAGGCTGAAGGCATTCCTGCTGGGAGAGGATATCGGTACAGGTATGGCTTCTACTGCAGGTGTCAGGGTAAATGAGGAAACCGCAATGCGCGTAACTGGCGTTTATGCCTGTGTCCGAGTGATTGCCGAGACGGTGGCCAGCCTGCCCCTGCCCTTGTACAGGAGGCTTGACCGGGGCAAGGAAAAGGTTACTACCCATCCTTTATATTCAATACTTCACGATATGCCCAATCCGGAGATGACCAGCTTTACCTTCCGGGAGGTGCTAATGACCCAGCTTTTATTGTGGGGAAACGCTTATGCGCAGATAGTACGGGGAAAGGGCGGACAGGTGCTGGAACTATGGCCGCTTTCGCCCGCAGGCATGGAGATCATCCGGGATGAGAAAACCAAGCAGCTGGTTTACAGGCATACAGAAGGTATGAAAACCACTGAGTACAAGCCTGAACAAATATTCCATATTCCGGGTTTAGGCTTTGACGGGGTGAAAGGTTTATCTCCAATTGCCATGGCGAGAGAAGCCATCGGGCTTGCGCTGGCGACCGAAGAATTCGGCGCGAGGTTTTTCGGCAACGGGGCGCGCCCGGGAGGAATCCTTGAGCATCCAGGGGTGGTAAAGGACCCGGAGAAGCTGAGAAAATCCTGGGAGGAGGTATATAAAGGGCTTCAGAACTCCCACAAGATAGCAGTTCTTGAGGAGGGCATGAAGTACCATGAAATCGGCATACCGCCGGAGGATGCACAGTTTCTTGAAACCCGCAAATTCCAGCTTAACGAAATTTGCCGTATCTTTAGGGTACCACCCCACCTTGTAGGAGACTTGGAGAGGGCTACTTTCTCAAATATCGAGCATCAGAGCATCGACTTTGTGGTGCATACCATCAGGCCATGGCTGGTGCGCTGGGAGCAGGCTATTATAAAAGATTTGCTGCTGCCCGAGGAAAGGAAGCTGTATTTCCCTAAATTCAACGTTGACGGACTTTTAAGAGGCGACTTCAAAACAAGGATGGAAGGCTATGCCATTGGCCGCCAGAACGGCTGGTACAGCGCCAACGACATCCGCGAACTGGAGGATATGAACCCGATCCCTGAGGAAGCAGGCGGCGACCTTTACCTTGTGAACGGCAACATGCTGCCAGTCTCTCTGGTGGGCAGTAAAACAGAGGGAGGTGAAAACTTAAATGGACAAACAGAAAAGAAGACAGGCTGA
- a CDS encoding head-tail connector protein has product MNLILIEGPELEPVSLEEAKLHLRVDGTEEDALISALISTAREFCESFTGRSFALQTFEYVSGPFFSNCGIIKLPMPPLIELVSFKYLNANGEEIMLIEDSGFYAVKSLEPAVLCPIPATGWPLDCALRPDAVKIRFKAGYSEVPKSIKQAMLLLIGHFYEHREAVNIGGGTVGGGEIKELPLAVSSLLRPFWVPRW; this is encoded by the coding sequence ATGAATTTAATATTGATAGAAGGGCCTGAGCTTGAGCCTGTATCCTTAGAGGAAGCTAAGTTGCACTTGAGGGTGGATGGGACAGAGGAGGATGCACTCATTTCCGCCCTCATTTCCACCGCCCGGGAATTTTGTGAGAGCTTTACCGGCAGAAGCTTTGCACTGCAGACCTTTGAATATGTTTCCGGGCCCTTTTTTTCAAACTGCGGTATTATCAAGCTGCCAATGCCGCCACTCATTGAACTGGTTTCCTTCAAGTACCTCAATGCAAATGGAGAAGAGATAATGCTGATAGAAGACAGCGGGTTCTATGCAGTCAAAAGCCTTGAGCCCGCTGTTTTATGCCCTATACCTGCCACAGGCTGGCCGCTGGACTGTGCACTACGGCCGGACGCAGTTAAAATACGCTTTAAGGCAGGCTATAGCGAGGTGCCCAAAAGCATAAAACAGGCCATGCTGCTTTTAATCGGCCATTTTTATGAGCACAGGGAAGCGGTCAACATAGGCGGTGGTACGGTCGGAGGCGGCGAAATAAAGGAGCTTCCGCTTGCGGTATCCTCACTGCTTCGACCCTTTTGGGTACCAAGGTGGTGA
- a CDS encoding phage major capsid protein, with product MNKIKEMEARKKDARLRALAILEKAQAEGRFLTEEEEKLVKQLEEEMKRWDDTIARTRALMEEEEQPEERDMEPARPNPKATVALGEQRFASFGEQMLAVYRAAAPDGRIDPRLTTRAASGLSESVPSDGGFLVQQDFVTDLLKRTYETGVLASRVSKIPLSTNANGLKINGVDETSRANGARWGGIQTYWENEADQLIASKPKFRVMDLSLKKLTGLCYATDELLQDAAALESVLRQGFAEEFGFKIDDAILTGTGTGQPLGILNSDALVKVSKENGQTELIRVENLFNMWSRLWGRSRTNAVWYINQEIEPLLFTMKIGDVPVYIPAGGLSEAPYATLFGRPVVPLEQCSAAGEVGDIILADMSQYLLIDKGGINAASSIHVRFLYDENVYRFIYRVDGQPIWNKPLQPYKGSASVSPFVALASRK from the coding sequence ATGAACAAAATCAAGGAAATGGAAGCACGTAAAAAGGATGCAAGGCTTAGGGCCCTTGCCATTCTTGAGAAGGCTCAGGCTGAAGGCCGATTTCTGACTGAGGAAGAGGAAAAGTTGGTCAAGCAGCTTGAGGAGGAAATGAAAAGATGGGACGACACAATTGCCCGCACCAGGGCGCTGATGGAGGAAGAGGAGCAGCCGGAGGAAAGGGACATGGAGCCTGCAAGGCCCAATCCCAAGGCGACGGTAGCTTTAGGAGAGCAACGCTTTGCCAGCTTCGGCGAGCAGATGTTGGCTGTGTACCGGGCGGCGGCGCCGGATGGCCGTATTGACCCGAGGCTTACCACAAGAGCCGCCAGCGGTCTTTCCGAGAGCGTACCCTCTGACGGCGGTTTTCTGGTCCAGCAGGACTTTGTCACAGACCTTTTAAAGCGCACCTATGAGACAGGGGTTCTCGCTTCAAGGGTCAGTAAGATTCCCTTGTCCACCAACGCCAACGGGCTGAAAATCAACGGCGTAGACGAGACAAGCCGCGCCAACGGCGCACGCTGGGGTGGCATTCAGACCTACTGGGAGAACGAGGCTGACCAGCTTATCGCCTCCAAGCCCAAATTCAGAGTGATGGATTTGTCCCTGAAGAAATTGACCGGCCTTTGCTACGCAACCGACGAGCTCCTGCAGGATGCGGCAGCCTTGGAGAGTGTACTCCGTCAGGGCTTTGCCGAGGAATTCGGCTTTAAGATAGATGATGCCATCCTGACAGGTACCGGTACCGGGCAGCCCCTTGGCATTCTGAATAGCGATGCCTTGGTGAAGGTGTCTAAGGAAAACGGCCAGACCGAGCTGATCAGGGTGGAAAACCTCTTCAACATGTGGTCAAGACTCTGGGGTAGAAGTAGGACAAATGCTGTGTGGTATATCAATCAGGAGATTGAGCCGCTCTTATTTACCATGAAAATCGGTGATGTGCCGGTATATATCCCGGCAGGTGGACTTTCGGAAGCACCTTATGCGACACTTTTCGGAAGACCGGTAGTACCTCTTGAACAGTGCTCGGCAGCAGGGGAGGTGGGAGACATCATCCTGGCGGATATGTCTCAGTACCTTTTAATCGACAAGGGCGGTATCAATGCGGCTTCCTCCATCCATGTAAGGTTCCTGTATGACGAGAACGTTTACAGGTTCATTTACAGGGTAGACGGGCAGCCCATCTGGAATAAGCCCTTGCAGCCATATAAGGGCAGCGCGTCAGTATCACCCTTTGTGGCGCTTGCCAGCAGAAAATAA